From Xenopus tropicalis strain Nigerian chromosome 3, UCB_Xtro_10.0, whole genome shotgun sequence, the proteins below share one genomic window:
- the c12orf66 gene encoding KICSTOR complex protein C12orf66 homolog: MVVPQDPGDAPAAAGLLLLEEEEEEDAELLLMTSSVMIPLTSAQVTAEQNVLHTFFSHLGNFSYDKAKDHVEKEKEGNKSAGASWSLMLAALAHLAAAEKAYHSMSFLGQKPGGQSFFSRKDSIRTNYTSLYNELKKVVTTGRNAVGGTAPHLEELLSHLSEQLCYFVQAHMEIADFYEKMYTLSSQKFINSEELVSILEAILKKYSSRFHHPILSPLESGFQLEVDVLTHLLKAQSLIYEWKFLPALVNLHNAHTKLQTWGQIFEKQKETKKHLFGGQSQKVAQPPYLFLWLMKFKNLLLAKFSFYFHEALSRQTSEMKALTAKTNPDYFGKISSFIRKYDAVNVSLIYDTRGSENFQGHGYHHPDSYREAPKGVDQYPAVVSLPNDRPIMHWPNVIMIMTDKSADLNTLEKVVHFYDDKVQSTYFLTRPEPNFTIVVIFESKKSERDSHFISFLNELSHSLKGSRAFASLKPGSKV, encoded by the exons ATGGTGGTACCCCAGGATCCAGGCGATGCTCCGGCTGCCGCGGGCCTTTTGTTgctggaggaggaggaagaggaggacgCGGAGCTTTTGCTGATGACCAGCTCGGTCATGATACCTCTGACTTCCGCACAAGTCACCGCGGAGCAAAACGTGCTGCACACTTTCTTCTCCCACCTCGGGAACTTCTCCTATGACAAAGCCAAGGACCATgtggagaaggagaaggaaggcaACAAGAGCGCCGGCGCCTCCTGGTCCCTAATGCTGGCTGCCCTGGCACATTTGGCTGCTGCGGAGAAAGCCTACCATAGCATGAGCTTCCTGGGGCAGAAGCCGG GTGGCCAGTCATTTTTCAGCAGAAAGGACTCCATCAGAACTAACTATACCTCACTGTACAATGAACTGAAGAAGGTTGTAACCACTGGCAGGAACGCAGTTGGCGGAACAGCTCCTCATTTGGAAGAACTGCTCTCTCACCTTTCAGAACAGCTCTGCTACTTTGTTCAGGCTCACATGGAAATTGCAGACTTTTATGAGAAAATGTACACTTTAAGCAGTCAAAAGTTTATTAACTCAGAAGAGCTGGTTAGTATATTGGAAGCCATATTAAAGAAGTATAGCTCAAG GTTTCACCACCCTATATTGTCTCCATTAGAAAGTGGATTTCAGCTTGAAGTGGATGTTCTTACTCATCTTTTGAAAGCACAGTCTTTAATTTATGAGTGGAAATTCCTGCCTGCCTTGGTAAACTTGCACAATGCCCACACCAAACTACAGACTTGGGGTCAAATATTTGAGAAGCAAAAGGAAACAAAGAAACATCTATTCGGAGGGCAGTCTCAAAAGGTTGCACAACCCCCATATCTATTTCTTTGGCTCATGAAATTTAAGAACTTACTCCTTGCAAAATTTAGCTTTTACTTCCATGAAGCTCTTAGCCGTCAGACGTCGGAGATGAAGGCACTCACAGCTAAAACAAATCCCGACTACTTTGGAAAAATATCTAGTTTCATTAGAAAATATGATGCAGTCAATGTGTCTTTGATCTATGACACAAGGGGTTCTGAGAATTTTCAGGGCCATGGCTACCACCATCCAGATTCTTATCGGGAAGCACCCAAAGGTGTGGACCAGTATCCAGCAGTGGTGTCTCTGCCCAATGACAGACCTATAATGCACTGGCCCAATGTTATTATGATCATGACTGACAAGAGTGCAGACCTCAACACTTTGGAAAAGGTTGTGCATTTCTATGATGACAAAGTTCAAAGCACCTATTTTCTAACTCGTCCTGAGCCCAATTTTACAATAGTGGTGATTTTTGAATCCAAGAAATCAGAGAGAGACTCTCATTTCATCTCATTTCTCAATGAGCTTTCTCACTCCCTTAAAGGTTCTAGAGCATTTGCAAGCTTGAAGCCAGGTTCCAAAGTTTAA
- the rpl18a gene encoding 60S ribosomal protein L18a: protein MKASGTLREYKVIGRSLPTPKAPSPPLYRMRIFAPNHVVAKSRFWYFVSQLKKMKKSSGEIVYCGQVYEKTPLKVKNFGIWLRYDSRSGTHNMYREYRDLTTAAAVTQCYRDMGARHRARAHAIQIMKVEVIPASKCRRPAIKQFHDSKIKFPLPHRVLRRQHKPRFTTKRPNTFF, encoded by the exons ATGAAGGCGTCCGGCACT CTAAGGGAGTATAAGGTCATCGGGCGCAGCCTGCCTACTCCCAAAGCTCCTTCTCCACCTCTCTATCGCATGAGAATTTTTGCTCCCAATCATGTGGTTGCCAAGTCCCGCTTTTGGTACTTTGTGTCTCAGCTGAAGAAGATGAAGAAATCATCAGGTGAAATTGTCTACTGCGGACAG gtatatgAAAAGACACCCCTGAAGGTGAAGAACTTTGGCATCTGGCTACGTTATGACTCTCGTAGTGGAACACACAACATGTACAGGGAATACAGAGATTTAACCACTGCTGCCGCTGTTACCCAGTGCT ACCGTGATATGGGCGCTCGCCACCGTGCTCGTGCCCATGCAATTCAGATCATGAAAGTAGAGGTAATTCCTGCCAGCAAGTGTCGCAGACCTGCCATCAAGCAGTTCCAC GACTCAAAGATCAAGTTCCCTCTACCACACAGAGTACTGCGTCGCCAGCACAAGCCACGTTTCACCACCAAGAGACCAAACACTTTCTTCTAA